Proteins found in one Tepidamorphus gemmatus genomic segment:
- a CDS encoding superoxide dismutase: MAFELPDLPYAYDALAPYMSAETLEYHHDKHHLAYVNNGNNLLKGTEWEGKSLEEIVKGSYGRNQGLFNNAGQHYNHIHFWKWMKPNGGGKKLPEKLAKAIDADLGGYDKFRDEFINAGVTQFGSGWNWLAVKDGKLAIMKTPNGENPLVHGATPILGCDVWEHSYYIDYRNRRPDYLAAWVDHLINWEYVEELFDKAR, encoded by the coding sequence ATGGCATTCGAACTTCCCGATCTGCCCTACGCCTATGACGCGCTGGCGCCGTACATGTCGGCCGAGACGCTCGAATATCACCACGACAAGCACCATCTCGCCTACGTCAACAACGGCAACAACCTGCTGAAGGGCACGGAGTGGGAGGGCAAGAGCCTCGAGGAGATCGTCAAGGGCTCCTACGGCAGGAACCAGGGCCTGTTCAACAATGCCGGGCAGCACTACAACCACATCCACTTCTGGAAGTGGATGAAGCCCAACGGCGGCGGCAAGAAGCTGCCGGAGAAGCTCGCCAAGGCGATCGACGCGGACCTCGGCGGCTATGACAAGTTCCGCGACGAGTTCATCAATGCCGGCGTCACCCAGTTCGGCTCGGGCTGGAACTGGCTGGCGGTGAAGGACGGCAAGCTTGCCATCATGAAGACCCCCAACGGGGAGAACCCGCTGGTTCATGGCGCGACGCCGATCCTCGGCTGCGATGTTTGGGAGCATTCCTACTACATCGACTATCGCAACCGCCGGCCCGACTACCTGGCAGCCTGGGTCGATCACCTGATCAACTGGGAATACGTCGAGGAACTGTTCGACAAGGCGCGCTGA
- a CDS encoding magnesium transporter CorA family protein — protein sequence MLTVYAATGRGLQPIAVESGEKPESAVWIDLMCPTAEEEAMVQGWFGIEVPTREEMREIEVSSRLYEEDGALFMTILSILNADAPHADATDVTFILLPSALVTVRYAQPRPITLYAQRAGKAGPSCKAPDYVLLGLVETFVDRLADILERTGADIDTISREIFEHESKRPIRPADFKAIVARIGRSGELAAKVRESLVTIARMMSFLSSGAGEVRLSKEVRTHIKTATRDCAQLGDHATYLSNKTMFLLEATMGLINIEQTNIIKIFSVAAVALLPPTLIASIYGMNFTHMPELEWTFGYPLALLGMIASAALPYVYFRRKGWL from the coding sequence ATGCTGACAGTCTATGCGGCCACCGGACGGGGCCTCCAGCCGATCGCGGTCGAATCCGGCGAGAAGCCCGAGTCGGCCGTCTGGATCGATCTCATGTGTCCGACCGCCGAAGAGGAGGCGATGGTCCAGGGCTGGTTCGGCATCGAGGTGCCGACCCGTGAGGAGATGCGGGAAATCGAGGTGTCGAGCCGCCTCTACGAGGAGGACGGTGCGCTGTTCATGACGATCCTGTCGATCCTGAACGCCGATGCGCCGCATGCCGACGCGACCGACGTGACCTTCATCCTGCTGCCGAGTGCCCTCGTCACTGTCCGCTACGCGCAGCCGCGGCCGATCACCCTCTACGCCCAGCGGGCCGGCAAGGCCGGCCCCTCGTGCAAGGCGCCGGACTATGTGCTGCTCGGTCTCGTCGAGACCTTTGTCGATCGGCTCGCCGACATTCTCGAGCGGACCGGCGCCGACATCGACACGATTTCCCGTGAGATCTTCGAGCATGAATCGAAGCGACCGATCCGTCCCGCCGACTTCAAGGCGATCGTTGCCCGCATCGGCCGATCCGGCGAGCTCGCCGCCAAGGTGCGCGAGAGCCTGGTGACGATCGCGCGCATGATGTCGTTCCTGTCGTCGGGCGCCGGCGAGGTCCGCCTGTCGAAGGAGGTGCGCACCCACATCAAGACCGCAACGCGCGATTGCGCCCAGCTCGGCGATCACGCCACCTACCTGTCCAACAAGACCATGTTCCTGCTCGAGGCGACGATGGGCCTCATCAACATCGAGCAGACCAACATCATCAAGATCTTCTCGGTCGCAGCCGTGGCGCTGCTGCCGCCCACCCTGATCGCCTCGATCTACGGCATGAACTTCACCCACATGCCCGAGCTCGAATGGACGTTCGGCTATCCGCTGGCCTTGCTCGGCATGATCGCCTCGGCGGCACTGCCCTATGTCTATTTCCGTCGCAAAGGCTGGTTGTGA